One genomic segment of Aliarcobacter cibarius includes these proteins:
- the tig gene encoding trigger factor, with the protein MEFKVNRVDEANVEITATLSKELIEKNLDNVAKAAAKTMNVQGFRKGKVPVAVVKQRYADKLLEDAQGEAIRKVLNEGLKLLELKNDDLIGEPNISKFDKKEDGSVELEISVACKPKIDLGDYKTLVPEVKAVEVGIEKIDARLTEIASQSAPLEKISRKRAAKDGDYAVIDFEGFVDGVAFEGGKAEKYPLLLGSNSFIPGFEEQVIGMKYDEQKDIVVTFPKEYQAKDLAGKEAVFKVTLHEIQERVTPELNDEFAQKMLPNEKDVTIDTLREKIKEQIVATEKATYYREELKPTFLETLVEKINFALPKIVVDQEVNFALNNKIRNMSEAEINELKEDANKVEAIREELKVDATNSVKATFIIDALAKAEKVDVSDQEVTQLLYFEALQMGQNPQNVIKQYQEAGYLPAIKMSIIEEKVISKLFDEKLAK; encoded by the coding sequence ATGGAATTTAAAGTAAATAGAGTTGATGAAGCAAATGTTGAAATAACTGCGACACTTTCAAAAGAATTAATTGAAAAAAACTTAGACAATGTAGCAAAAGCTGCTGCTAAAACTATGAATGTTCAAGGTTTTAGAAAAGGTAAAGTTCCTGTTGCTGTTGTAAAACAAAGATATGCAGACAAACTATTAGAAGATGCACAAGGTGAGGCTATTAGAAAAGTTTTAAATGAGGGATTAAAACTTCTTGAACTTAAAAATGATGATTTAATAGGAGAACCAAATATCTCTAAATTTGATAAAAAAGAAGATGGAAGCGTAGAGTTAGAAATATCTGTAGCTTGTAAACCAAAAATTGATTTAGGTGATTATAAAACTTTAGTTCCTGAAGTTAAAGCTGTAGAAGTTGGAATTGAAAAAATTGATGCAAGACTTACAGAAATTGCAAGTCAATCTGCACCTTTAGAAAAAATTTCTAGAAAAAGAGCTGCTAAAGATGGTGATTATGCAGTGATTGATTTTGAAGGTTTTGTTGATGGTGTAGCTTTCGAAGGTGGAAAAGCTGAGAAATATCCTCTTTTATTAGGTTCTAATTCTTTTATTCCAGGATTTGAAGAGCAAGTAATTGGTATGAAATATGATGAGCAAAAAGATATTGTTGTAACTTTCCCAAAAGAGTATCAAGCAAAAGATTTAGCTGGAAAAGAAGCTGTATTTAAAGTAACTTTACATGAAATTCAAGAAAGAGTAACTCCTGAGTTAAATGATGAATTTGCACAAAAAATGTTACCAAATGAAAAAGATGTAACAATCGATACTTTAAGAGAAAAAATTAAAGAGCAAATTGTTGCAACTGAAAAAGCTACTTATTACAGAGAAGAGTTAAAACCAACTTTCTTAGAAACATTAGTTGAAAAAATCAACTTTGCATTACCAAAAATAGTTGTTGATCAAGAAGTTAACTTTGCTTTAAATAACAAAATTAGAAATATGAGTGAAGCTGAAATAAATGAGCTTAAAGAAGATGCAAATAAAGTTGAAGCTATAAGAGAAGAGTTAAAAGTAGATGCTACAAACTCTGTAAAAGCTACGTTTATTATTGATGCTTTAGCAAAAGCAGAAAAAGTTGATGTAAGTGATCAAGAAGTTACTCAATTATTATATTTTGAAGCATTACAAATGGGTCAAAATCCACAAAATGTTATTAAGCAATATCAAGAAGCTGGATATTTACCTGCAATTAAAATGTCAATTATTGAAGAGAAAGTTATCTCTAAACTATTTGATGAGAAATTAGCAAAATAA
- a CDS encoding SDR family NAD(P)-dependent oxidoreductase, with protein sequence MNLENKIVLITGANGGLGQAFIKYCLENNVQKIYCCARDIKNIDAIDKRIEPIKLDLTNLTDINNLESSIDSIDILVNNAGVNNEKRIFEVLNNDFEVNTFGTLNICKALYPKIKENGSIITINSVLAFMNLPIMAQYCASKSALHSIMQAIRAELGTKSINVFEVFPGPIDTRMSQNLKANKATPYEIVKEVFNGVNNKTFEIFPDDFSKNIILMLKNNPEQLEKEYALSIQK encoded by the coding sequence ATGAATTTAGAAAATAAAATAGTACTAATCACTGGTGCAAATGGAGGATTAGGGCAAGCATTTATAAAATATTGTTTAGAAAACAATGTTCAAAAAATTTATTGTTGTGCAAGAGATATAAAAAATATAGATGCTATTGATAAACGAATCGAACCAATAAAATTGGATTTAACAAATTTAACAGATATTAATAATTTAGAAAGTTCAATAGATTCTATTGACATACTTGTAAATAATGCAGGTGTTAATAATGAAAAAAGAATTTTTGAAGTCTTAAATAATGATTTTGAGGTTAATACATTTGGTACATTAAATATTTGTAAAGCACTTTATCCAAAAATAAAAGAAAATGGTTCAATAATAACTATAAATTCTGTGCTTGCATTTATGAATCTTCCAATAATGGCACAATATTGTGCTTCAAAAAGTGCTTTACACTCTATTATGCAAGCTATTCGAGCTGAACTAGGAACAAAATCTATAAATGTTTTTGAAGTTTTTCCAGGACCAATAGATACTAGAATGTCACAAAATTTAAAAGCAAATAAAGCTACACCTTATGAAATTGTTAAAGAAGTTTTTAATGGTGTAAATAATAAAACTTTTGAAATTTTCCCTGATGACTTTTCAAAAAATATAATTTTAATGTTAAAAAATAATCCTGAACAACTAGAAAAAGAGTACGCACTTTCTATACAAAAATAA
- the nspC gene encoding carboxynorspermidine decarboxylase: MFKNYEIVDSFEKLPSPAYVCEEELLEKNLKLLKKVQDETGVKILLALKGFAMHSTFDLCKKYLRGCCASGLHEALLAKEEFGGEVHTYSPAFKDEEIDEIISISNHLVFNSFNQLKRYKDKAFGKVSLGVRLNPEYSSVEVDLYNPCAPNSRLGITKANFDESQLQFLEGFHFHALCEQNVDALEGALANFEKNFSQYFSRLKWVNFGGGHHITRADYDVEGLIKLLKDFKARYPHLEVYMEPGEAVGWQTGYLVATVLDVINNGMNLAILDTSAEAHMPDTLAMPYRAMIRDSALPLEKKYTYRLGGNTCLAGDIVGDYSFDKPLNVGDRIILEDMIHYTMVKTTTFNGIKLPSIVIKTKEGSYKIVKNFGYEDYKMRLS, encoded by the coding sequence ATGTTTAAAAACTATGAAATAGTGGATAGTTTTGAAAAACTTCCAAGCCCTGCTTATGTTTGTGAAGAAGAACTTTTAGAAAAGAATTTAAAACTTTTAAAAAAGGTTCAAGATGAAACTGGAGTTAAAATTCTTTTAGCTCTAAAAGGTTTTGCTATGCATTCAACTTTTGATTTATGTAAAAAATATTTAAGAGGTTGTTGTGCTTCAGGACTTCATGAAGCTCTTTTAGCAAAAGAAGAGTTTGGTGGTGAAGTTCATACTTATAGTCCAGCGTTTAAAGATGAAGAGATAGATGAAATAATATCTATCTCTAACCATCTAGTTTTTAACTCTTTTAATCAATTAAAAAGATACAAAGATAAAGCTTTTGGAAAAGTATCTTTAGGAGTTAGATTAAATCCAGAATATTCAAGTGTAGAAGTAGATTTATACAATCCTTGTGCTCCAAATTCAAGACTTGGTATTACAAAAGCAAATTTTGATGAATCTCAATTACAGTTTTTAGAAGGTTTCCATTTTCATGCACTTTGTGAACAAAATGTAGATGCTCTTGAAGGTGCTTTAGCAAATTTTGAAAAAAACTTTTCTCAATATTTTTCTCGATTAAAATGGGTAAATTTTGGAGGAGGACATCATATTACAAGAGCTGATTATGATGTAGAAGGATTGATTAAACTTTTAAAAGATTTTAAAGCTAGGTATCCACATCTTGAAGTTTATATGGAACCTGGTGAAGCTGTTGGTTGGCAAACTGGTTATTTAGTTGCTACAGTACTGGATGTAATTAATAATGGAATGAATTTAGCAATACTAGATACTAGTGCAGAAGCTCATATGCCTGATACTTTAGCAATGCCATATCGTGCGATGATAAGAGATAGTGCATTACCACTTGAAAAAAAATATACGTATAGACTAGGTGGAAATACTTGTTTAGCAGGGGACATTGTAGGTGATTACTCTTTTGATAAGCCTTTAAATGTAGGAGATAGAATAATTCTAGAAGATATGATTCATTATACAATGGTAAAAACAACTACTTTTAATGGTATAAAATTACCATCAATTGTTATAAAAACTAAAGAAGGTTCATATAAAATTGTAAAAAATTTTGGTTATGAAGATTATAAAATGAGACTTTCTTAG
- the ppk2 gene encoding polyphosphate kinase 2: protein MNLNDFDKTSQVGLYISKEEHPTFGKKYIARFQHDKKRYVKVLGYSKKDGLTLQKAIILFEDFKLKVVEENENPNSLKNEKKNIESNNSLKNNPKTNDEIQALKDENKFLKSLLKDYKKLKLDVLEEGIQKIYDLQDLKPYQIELIKLQDWLEKENKRMIILFEGRDASGKGGAIRRITRYMNNKHYRVVALGKPTETQRNQWFLQRYIEHFPTGGEVVLFDRSWYNRAMVEPIFGFCTPEEHEIFMEDIVNFEQDLVRQGMILIKLYFSVSKEEQKRRFDRRIHDPLRQWKFSEVDMQAQDLWDEFSEKKYEMLRRTTSRSAPWHIIRSDNKHLARLEALKIILNSVDYDGRNYSLNFEANEDINISVQRELLQMRKTKDY, encoded by the coding sequence ATGAATTTAAATGATTTCGATAAAACATCTCAAGTTGGACTTTATATATCAAAAGAAGAACATCCTACTTTTGGGAAAAAGTATATAGCAAGATTCCAACATGATAAAAAAAGATATGTAAAAGTATTAGGATATTCAAAGAAAGATGGATTAACTTTGCAAAAAGCTATAATATTGTTTGAAGATTTTAAATTAAAAGTTGTTGAAGAAAATGAAAACCCAAATTCTTTAAAGAATGAGAAAAAAAATATTGAAAGTAATAATTCTTTAAAAAATAATCCTAAAACAAATGATGAAATTCAAGCTTTAAAAGATGAAAATAAATTTTTAAAATCATTATTAAAAGACTACAAGAAACTAAAATTAGATGTATTAGAAGAAGGAATACAAAAAATTTATGATTTACAAGATTTGAAACCTTATCAAATTGAGTTAATTAAGCTTCAAGATTGGCTTGAAAAAGAGAATAAAAGAATGATTATTCTTTTTGAAGGAAGAGATGCATCAGGAAAAGGTGGAGCAATTAGAAGAATAACTAGATATATGAATAATAAACATTATAGAGTTGTTGCTCTTGGAAAACCTACTGAAACTCAAAGAAATCAATGGTTTTTACAAAGATATATAGAACATTTTCCAACAGGTGGAGAAGTAGTTTTATTTGATAGAAGCTGGTACAATAGAGCAATGGTTGAGCCAATTTTTGGATTTTGTACACCTGAAGAGCATGAAATTTTTATGGAAGATATAGTAAATTTTGAGCAAGATTTAGTAAGACAAGGAATGATTTTAATTAAACTTTATTTTTCTGTTTCAAAAGAGGAGCAAAAAAGAAGATTTGATAGAAGAATTCATGATCCTTTGAGACAATGGAAATTCTCAGAGGTTGATATGCAAGCCCAAGATTTATGGGATGAATTTTCTGAAAAAAAATATGAAATGTTAAGAAGAACTACTTCAAGAAGCGCTCCTTGGCACATAATTAGAAGTGATAACAAGCATTTAGCTAGATTAGAAGCTTTAAAAATTATTCTAAATTCTGTTGATTATGATGGAAGAAACTACTCACTAAATTTTGAAGCGAATGAAGATATAAATATATCTGTTCAAAGAGAACTACTTCAAATGAGAAAAACAAAAGATTATTAA
- a CDS encoding bifunctional diguanylate cyclase/phosphodiesterase, translating into MNLEKLRQDAIEKAINQHYAVVSFKTDGTIRDANEKFLKLFGYELEEIVGKKHRIFCDSDYANSSEYIQFWNDLTNGYVQTEEFKRIKKDGTSIFIQASYKPLINEDGQIFEILKFAQDITSKKLESLDYSAKIKAINSTQSVIEFDMNGFVLNANENLLNSLGYSLDEIIGKHQSMFCEEDYVKSNEYKEFWNKLRSGIHESGKYLRLGKNGKKVWVQAIYTPIFDIDKKTIKIVNFTQDITQLEIMQKDSLTGFFNKEKLILDIPLNNQNNLAIINLDDFSQINDFYGHAIADQYILKFSKIFSVYLENKFSIYRIAEGTFAILDPNLTTTEFYNIFKNYIEQLKDTLIDLDIKKFSIVLTCGISSENNERLINTAEIVNKYAQKNLKNILVYSKDLNIEKEFEENIYWSENIRLALKQDRIIVYYQPIYNNELKKIEKYESLVRLKDKDGEIISPYKFLEISKKSKQYIDITKVVIEKSFSKFADSSYEFSINLTVEDILNEELNEFLFRKIDEYKVSNKLVIELVESEKITTYDPVYEFINKIKKKGCKVAIDDFGSGYSNFEYLVKIDADYVKIDGSIVKRILDDENSVEIIKSILNFCRKMDIKVVAEFISDEKLQAKVIELGISYSQGYYIGMPSDNID; encoded by the coding sequence ATGAATTTAGAAAAATTAAGACAAGATGCTATAGAGAAGGCCATTAATCAACATTACGCAGTTGTTTCATTTAAAACAGATGGAACAATAAGAGATGCAAATGAAAAATTTTTAAAACTTTTTGGCTATGAACTGGAAGAAATTGTAGGTAAAAAACATAGAATATTTTGCGATTCTGATTATGCAAATTCATCTGAATATATACAATTTTGGAATGATTTAACAAATGGGTATGTTCAGACTGAAGAGTTTAAACGTATAAAAAAAGATGGTACATCTATTTTTATTCAAGCCTCTTATAAACCACTTATAAATGAAGATGGCCAAATATTTGAAATACTAAAATTTGCACAAGATATAACTTCTAAAAAATTAGAAAGCTTAGATTATTCTGCAAAAATAAAAGCTATAAATAGTACTCAATCTGTAATTGAATTTGATATGAATGGATTTGTTTTAAATGCAAACGAGAACTTATTAAATTCATTAGGATACTCTTTGGATGAAATTATTGGAAAACATCAAAGTATGTTTTGTGAAGAGGATTATGTTAAATCAAATGAATATAAAGAGTTTTGGAATAAATTACGTTCAGGTATTCATGAAAGTGGAAAATATCTTAGACTTGGAAAAAATGGAAAAAAAGTTTGGGTTCAAGCTATTTATACACCTATATTTGATATTGATAAAAAAACAATAAAAATAGTTAATTTTACACAAGATATAACGCAATTAGAAATAATGCAAAAAGATTCTTTAACAGGATTTTTTAATAAAGAAAAACTTATTTTAGATATTCCTTTAAATAATCAAAACAACTTAGCAATAATAAATCTAGATGATTTTTCACAAATAAATGATTTCTATGGTCATGCAATTGCAGATCAATATATTTTGAAATTTTCTAAGATTTTTAGTGTTTATTTAGAAAATAAATTTAGTATATATAGAATTGCTGAAGGTACTTTCGCTATTTTAGATCCCAATCTAACTACTACAGAATTTTATAATATTTTTAAAAATTACATAGAACAATTAAAAGATACTTTGATTGATTTAGATATAAAAAAATTTAGTATAGTTTTAACTTGTGGTATTTCTTCTGAAAATAATGAAAGACTTATAAACACTGCAGAGATAGTTAATAAATATGCTCAAAAAAATTTAAAAAATATATTAGTATATTCTAAAGATTTAAATATTGAAAAAGAGTTTGAAGAGAATATATATTGGTCTGAAAATATTAGATTGGCATTAAAACAAGATAGAATCATAGTTTATTATCAACCAATTTATAACAATGAACTAAAAAAAATAGAAAAATATGAATCACTGGTTAGATTGAAAGATAAAGATGGAGAAATTATATCTCCATATAAATTTTTAGAGATTTCAAAAAAATCAAAGCAATATATCGATATCACAAAAGTTGTGATTGAAAAGTCATTTAGTAAATTTGCAGATTCAAGCTATGAATTTTCTATTAATCTTACAGTAGAAGATATTTTAAATGAAGAACTAAATGAGTTCTTATTTAGAAAAATTGATGAATATAAGGTTTCTAATAAGCTTGTTATAGAGTTAGTTGAATCTGAAAAAATAACTACATATGATCCTGTATATGAATTTATAAATAAAATAAAGAAGAAAGGTTGTAAGGTAGCTATTGATGATTTTGGAAGTGGATATAGCAATTTTGAGTATCTGGTAAAAATAGATGCAGATTATGTAAAAATAGATGGAAGTATTGTAAAAAGAATTTTAGATGATGAAAATTCAGTTGAAATAATAAAATCAATATTAAATTTTTGTAGAAAAATGGATATCAAAGTAGTAGCAGAATTTATATCAGATGAAAAATTACAGGCAAAAGTGATTGAACTTGGAATTTCCTATTCACAAGGGTATTATATAGGTATGCCTAGCGATAATATAGATTGA
- a CDS encoding metallophosphoesterase family protein: protein MKNIINDQIYIIGDVHGCYKSLLALIGQLPNKQNSKIVFVGDLVDRGNDSYNVIKFIIENKYDCVKGNHEDMLLEFGPTKEEPLVNDESRDWLYRCGGNETLKSYKTREEYFEHYDFLNSLPLYLEYKDYKTHDSRYLVVSHSSIGRVWELRDSQDKIDKEIFEKHIMWSRKSSIDIKEIFNVYGHTIYAEPNITNYSMGIDLGCFHKKDISKVPNPRLCALEFPSMRIFTQESLENPK, encoded by the coding sequence ATGAAAAATATAATAAATGACCAAATATATATAATTGGAGATGTGCATGGTTGCTATAAATCTCTCTTAGCTTTAATTGGGCAATTACCAAATAAACAAAACTCTAAAATTGTTTTTGTTGGAGATTTAGTTGATAGAGGAAATGACTCATACAATGTTATTAAATTTATAATTGAGAATAAATATGATTGTGTTAAAGGAAATCATGAAGATATGCTTTTAGAATTTGGTCCAACAAAAGAAGAACCGCTTGTAAATGATGAATCTAGAGACTGGTTGTATAGATGTGGGGGAAATGAAACTTTAAAATCATATAAAACACGAGAAGAATATTTTGAACATTATGATTTTTTAAACTCTTTGCCTTTATATCTTGAATATAAAGATTATAAAACGCATGACAGTAGATATTTAGTTGTTAGTCACTCAAGTATTGGAAGAGTGTGGGAATTAAGAGATAGCCAAGATAAAATTGATAAAGAAATATTTGAAAAACATATAATGTGGAGCAGAAAATCAAGCATTGATATAAAAGAGATATTTAATGTTTATGGACATACTATTTATGCTGAACCAAATATAACAAATTATAGTATGGGAATAGACTTAGGATGCTTTCATAAAAAAGATATTTCAAAAGTTCCAAATCCAAGACTTTGTGCCTTAGAATTTCCAAGTATGAGAATATTTACTCAAGAAAGTTTAGAAAATCCAAAATAA
- a CDS encoding MarR family winged helix-turn-helix transcriptional regulator gives MQFDMNLSLGFILNKTSIQSKALFSQKIKEFDISPEQWSLVFRVVESEGLTQKELSDSTYKDQANTTRSIDRLEKKDLLRRVHNHNDRRIINIYPTNKAIDLVNMIVPISSEFNNLLTKNFTIEEKEELIKLLNRVYENLQKEE, from the coding sequence ATGCAATTTGATATGAATTTATCTTTAGGGTTTATTTTAAATAAGACATCTATACAATCAAAAGCTTTATTTTCACAAAAAATAAAAGAGTTTGATATATCTCCTGAACAATGGTCTTTAGTTTTTAGAGTTGTTGAATCTGAAGGGTTGACTCAAAAAGAACTTTCTGACTCTACATATAAAGATCAGGCAAATACAACTAGAAGTATAGATAGACTTGAAAAAAAAGATTTACTAAGAAGAGTTCATAATCACAATGATAGAAGAATAATTAATATTTATCCAACAAATAAAGCAATTGATCTGGTAAATATGATAGTTCCAATCTCATCAGAATTTAACAATCTTTTAACTAAAAATTTCACTATAGAGGAAAAAGAAGAATTAATAAAATTATTAAATAGAGTTTACGAAAATTTACAAAAAGAGGAATAA
- the ppk2 gene encoding polyphosphate kinase 2 — protein sequence MGHDRSLLKHTFEDKDVIDTIEDIEYGKDKKRKRKELAEKVEDGEKKVQIWVKKATLEYQKELTLLQIELLKLQNFVKEKGLKVLIIFEGRDAAGKGGTIKRVTEHLNPRGARIVALEKPSDVEKTQWYFQRYVQHLPSAGEIVLFDRSWYNRAGVEPVMGFCTKEEHMQFLRDVPDFEKMLVESGIILFKFYFSVSKKEQEKRLKKRETDLLKQYKISPIDQEAQKLWDKYSATKYSMLMASHTPISPWIVVKSDNKKKARLNCIKHILNSVDYSKKLEEKTLYKIDKKIIIDGSCELENMEQKHEASKMKKEDK from the coding sequence ATGGGGCATGATAGAAGCTTATTGAAACATACTTTTGAAGATAAAGATGTAATTGATACTATTGAAGACATCGAATATGGAAAAGATAAAAAGAGAAAAAGAAAAGAGCTTGCTGAGAAAGTTGAAGATGGAGAAAAAAAAGTTCAGATTTGGGTTAAAAAAGCAACTTTAGAATACCAAAAAGAGTTAACTTTGCTTCAAATTGAACTTTTAAAGTTACAAAACTTTGTTAAAGAAAAAGGTCTTAAAGTTTTAATTATCTTTGAAGGAAGAGATGCTGCTGGAAAAGGTGGTACTATAAAAAGAGTAACAGAACATCTAAATCCAAGAGGCGCAAGAATTGTTGCTTTAGAAAAACCAAGTGATGTTGAAAAAACTCAATGGTATTTTCAAAGATACGTACAACATCTTCCAAGTGCAGGTGAGATAGTGTTATTTGATAGAAGCTGGTACAATAGAGCAGGAGTTGAGCCTGTTATGGGATTTTGTACAAAAGAAGAGCATATGCAATTTTTAAGAGATGTACCAGATTTCGAGAAAATGCTTGTAGAATCGGGGATTATTCTATTTAAATTTTATTTTTCTGTTTCGAAAAAAGAACAAGAAAAAAGATTAAAAAAAAGAGAAACTGATTTATTGAAACAGTACAAAATATCACCAATAGATCAAGAAGCACAAAAATTATGGGATAAATACAGTGCTACAAAGTATTCAATGCTTATGGCATCACATACTCCTATATCTCCTTGGATTGTTGTAAAAAGTGATAATAAGAAAAAAGCTAGATTAAATTGTATAAAACATATTTTAAACAGTGTAGATTATAGTAAAAAATTAGAAGAAAAAACTTTATATAAAATAGATAAAAAAATTATAATAGATGGTTCTTGTGAACTTGAAAATATGGAACAAAAACATGAAGCTTCAAAGATGAAAAAGGAAGATAAATGA
- a CDS encoding saccharopine dehydrogenase family protein has product MSKKGILIIGAGGVSRVATVKCAMNIDTFEKITLASRTISKCEAIAADILKNQGVKIDVASVDADNVDELVKLIEKVNPKLVLNVALPYQDLTIMDACAKCGVDYVDTANYEHPDEAKFEYKEQWARDKQFKDAGIMALLGSGFDPGVTGVFCAYAQQNLFDEIHYIDIMDCNAGDHGYKFATNFNPEINLREVSANGRYWENGQWIETKPLEIRVDHDYPEIGVKASYLLYHEELESLAKNIKGLKRIRFFMTFGDSYIQHMNCLQNVGMLGIEPVEHQGQKIIPIEFLKTLLPDPASLGPRTVGQTNIGCIIEGIKDGKPRKVYIYNVCDHQECYRETGAQAVSYTTGVPAMIGSKLLYKGIWKNTGVFNIEEFDAKPFMDELMTQGLPWKILELDAK; this is encoded by the coding sequence ATGAGTAAAAAAGGTATTTTAATTATTGGAGCAGGTGGTGTAAGTAGAGTTGCTACTGTTAAATGTGCAATGAATATTGATACATTTGAAAAAATTACTTTAGCTTCAAGAACTATTTCAAAATGTGAAGCAATTGCTGCTGATATTTTAAAAAATCAAGGTGTAAAAATCGATGTAGCTTCAGTAGATGCTGATAACGTAGATGAATTAGTAAAATTAATAGAAAAAGTAAATCCAAAATTAGTATTAAACGTAGCATTACCTTATCAAGACCTAACAATTATGGATGCTTGTGCAAAATGTGGAGTAGATTATGTAGATACAGCAAATTATGAACATCCAGACGAAGCAAAATTTGAATATAAAGAGCAATGGGCTAGAGATAAACAATTTAAAGATGCTGGAATCATGGCACTTTTAGGTTCAGGATTTGACCCAGGTGTTACTGGAGTATTTTGTGCATATGCTCAACAAAATTTATTTGATGAAATTCATTATATAGATATTATGGATTGTAATGCGGGTGATCATGGATACAAATTTGCAACAAATTTTAATCCAGAGATTAACCTAAGAGAAGTTTCTGCAAATGGAAGATACTGGGAAAATGGACAATGGATTGAAACAAAACCATTAGAGATTAGAGTAGATCATGATTATCCTGAAATTGGAGTAAAAGCTTCATATTTACTATATCATGAAGAGTTGGAATCATTAGCAAAAAATATTAAAGGTTTAAAAAGAATTAGATTTTTTATGACTTTTGGAGATTCTTATATTCAACATATGAATTGCTTACAAAATGTTGGAATGTTAGGTATAGAGCCAGTAGAACACCAAGGACAAAAAATTATTCCAATTGAGTTCTTAAAAACATTATTACCAGATCCAGCATCTTTAGGTCCTAGAACTGTTGGACAAACAAATATTGGTTGTATTATTGAAGGTATTAAAGATGGAAAACCAAGAAAAGTTTATATCTACAATGTTTGTGACCACCAAGAGTGTTATAGAGAAACTGGAGCACAAGCAGTAAGTTATACAACTGGAGTTCCAGCAATGATTGGTTCTAAATTATTATATAAAGGTATTTGGAAAAATACAGGAGTATTTAATATAGAAGAGTTTGATGCTAAACCATTTATGGATGAGTTAATGACTCAAGGTCTTCCTTGGAAAATTTTAGAGTTAGATGCTAAATAA
- a CDS encoding GNAT family N-acetyltransferase: MTNKQLEKKDITIIPMKESMINEVAQIASMTLGSSFVNEDILNNDINLCAKIDEKIVAYATSKFIDLDYLKKITKDKKIIINDEYKKIGYIDSIAVHENYSGHGIGTLLLKSTISKLKENNIKFAIMAGWKNKEQVNIRGLALKEGFKEEFIIENFWKEDSIKFNFDCTACGKPPCLCSAIIYTKELE; the protein is encoded by the coding sequence GTGACAAATAAACAGTTAGAGAAAAAAGATATAACTATAATTCCTATGAAAGAATCAATGATAAATGAAGTTGCACAGATAGCTTCTATGACACTTGGTAGTTCATTTGTAAACGAAGATATTTTGAATAATGATATTAATTTATGTGCAAAAATAGATGAAAAAATAGTTGCTTATGCTACAAGTAAATTTATTGACTTAGATTATTTAAAAAAGATTACAAAAGATAAAAAAATAATTATAAATGATGAATATAAAAAAATTGGATATATTGATTCAATAGCTGTTCATGAAAATTATTCAGGTCATGGGATTGGAACTTTATTACTCAAAAGCACAATTTCCAAATTAAAAGAAAATAATATAAAGTTTGCAATAATGGCTGGTTGGAAAAATAAAGAACAAGTTAATATCAGAGGATTAGCTCTAAAAGAAGGTTTCAAAGAAGAGTTTATAATCGAAAATTTTTGGAAAGAAGATAGCATAAAATTTAATTTTGACTGTACAGCCTGTGGCAAACCTCCTTGCTTATGTTCAGCAATAATTTATACGAAAGAGTTAGAATGA